A window of Acinonyx jubatus isolate Ajub_Pintada_27869175 chromosome E4, VMU_Ajub_asm_v1.0, whole genome shotgun sequence contains these coding sequences:
- the LOC106966788 gene encoding LOW QUALITY PROTEIN: major histocompatibility complex class I-related gene protein (The sequence of the model RefSeq protein was modified relative to this genomic sequence to represent the inferred CDS: inserted 2 bases in 1 codon), producing the protein MVENPMPGHRERYTQPPRGQQQTFKVEWKQLQSQHNHSGFHSYQRIIGSELLEDRSTMFLQQAYDGQDFTIFTKDILSWMVIDNVAHITKWAQEANWHEXEYQKNWLEEEHTASLERFLQFGEDILQRIGNKKGEHQVPTSSEPLGLYITSSNLGYSHPILKSTLLVALW; encoded by the exons ATGGTGGAGAACCCCATGCCTGGTCACCGGGAGAGGTACACTCAGCCGCCAAGGGGCCAGCAGCAGACCTTCAAGGTGGAATGGAAGCAGCTGCAGAGTCAGCACAATCACTCAG GGTTTCACAGTTACCAGAGAATCATTGGCTCGGAGTTGTTGGAGGACAGAAGCACCATGTTTCTCCAGCAGGCCTATGATGGACAAGATTTCACGATCTTCACTAAAGATATCCTTTCCTGGATGGTTATTGATAATGTGGCTCACATTACCAAGTGGGCACAGGAGGCTAATTGGCATGA TGAATATCAAAAGAATTGGCTAGAAGAAGAACATACTGCTTCATTAGAGAGGTTCCTGCAGTTTGGGGAAGATATCCTGCAAAGGATAGGTAACAAGAAGGGAGAACACCAGGTCCCTACATCCTCAGAACCCTTGGGTTTATATATAACTTCCTCTAATCTAGGTTATAGTCACCCCATTCTGAAATCCACCTTGTTAGTTGCACTGTGGTGA